The region CTATATACTCTGCTAGTCTTTTCCAAACACTTCCCATTAATTGATTTCACAAATCCCTAAGCAACAATAAATGAGATGAGGTAACAGATTCGAACCACATGGTCTTATCACGCTGTCTCTTattcgtcccttaaattactatccATGGGCCCCAccgtacttttttactccatctcttaactaagggacggaacatGCAACcttccatctcttatccgtcccttaaccgtctcttacaTTACTGTtcgttcaatttcattttttattttatttccaaccaaattcaattaataaaaacacacttcattaaataaaataaaattacaacataaaataaaaatacaacttaaaatttaaaaaaacaaaaaaaaacacataattaaaatcctaaaaaataaaaattacataatttaaaatacaattttatagaaaataaaaaaaaactactccgccggcgaatcatcccccgaaggcggtggaggtgcactgaagccacctggaggcggaataccaagttgtcttgccataaactcaattccggcaagataggcttggtattggggaggcgtcatgcgggaagtgtctgccattgtggcggtcatgtacatggacattagggagttcgagggttcCCCcaagcccgcctggcttgattcggctcggcccctcctccctctacccgccttcgccgcatttctcctttgcggccgacggcgcccacgggaggacctcCCGACATCttctgtcgtgccctcaacctcctgcgaggcaaactcttgtgcggcgctgcccaaaccgccctcactagacgagcattggccacccgccgtgtgctttgTGCGCTTCAAGGTCTAGCCCGAGCGGGACCGGACACCGTCGGTGggcctcgtctttgacgacctcccaaacattgacatgtttgaattgtttggcggtgtcgtcgaagtagacacGCAAAgtcgacctcagaatgtcggctcccgtggctccgctttggtaataagccgcttcactcttgtagatggcgcagaattttttgacctctctatcgactcggtcaaagtgagcgcggagcatcttatatgtgcggcggcgggaccccttcggcttaatctcgtggtaggcctcggtgaccttttcccagaagcacttccgggattgttgattcccgacgatgggatcgtacgagacgctgatccaggcgttgtacaccgccagcgtttctttggggctgtacggatgtcggcctagatcctcctcctcctcgtccgcctccgccctggagcttccactgcctcggcctcctccaccgcctcggccttcttccggagtgggttcaacggaataattctcccgaatctgggataatccttgcgaatacctcggggcggagggacgggcgtatgcatccacatcaaaatggggtggttggtaccccccggcgtcgacgaaccctgggtgcccggcgtcgacgaaccggaaccaccacccatgacattgtacatgcccccagtcgccgaacgcgttgatgtcgaacccgccggagccgccaccgccagagttttcgtcgccggacattttgtgatgagaggttagatgaaaattggagaggaaatggagatgatttgggaagaatagatgtgtatttgtgtgtgaaatgaggatgaattaggagtatttgtagagtaaaaaaataaaaaaaataaaaaacggtaatattaaccgtaatattaccatttttcatttttttaattttttttaattcgaatttttaaaaaaaataatttattgcgtcagcgtgacaatgcccactcgcgggccggcgagtgggcgtcacgcatggctctggagcgcgccacgtcgtgCTGGCGCGTGGCAAGACATCTTGCCATCcgtctcggcgggctggggacgatacggggcgctgcaacgcgtcacgccgccgtctcaTCTCGACGTGACGgattacgggccacccgcgtgacgcgttgcgggtggcctcaTGATTTCTCTTACAAAGAAAACATGATTTGAAGTGAACTGGAAAATTATTATAACTCGGGTATAATATTTACAAGCATCTCTGTTATCATCTAAATTCACAATTGaactttaaatattttttatgcaaTATCCAACTTTGTCTTGTTCGTTTAGATTTTGATAAGAGTCCACCTATTACAACAATTGCCAATTGAAGTCTTTACAAGCTTCCACAATCTTCTTTCCAATGTCCTCCAACTCAAGACGGCAACTTTCTTCCCCGCCCCGAACACGGTCTTGGAAAATAGATTCCAACTAGCATACTCATccaaaaatttcatatcaagaCCACTCAAATAGTTAAATAGAGATGTTAAGTTCGATAGTCTTATAGCCACCACTATTCTACTGCCATCGGGGAAGAATCTCCTAACGCCACCCCATACCTCAATATCCCACATATCATCATCCATCACAATAATATACCTCATTCCTATCAAATATTACTGTAATCCTAATTCATCTTTACTCAAATCAAATGTCTTCCCCTTGCCTACTTGACCAAGATCTTATATAAGAATTGCTCGTGCAATATACTCTTGAGAAATTGTAGACTATGCACGAACATCAAAATGATGGTGGACGAGTGGACTTACATAATTACTTCTAGTGAGAGTGGTATTGCATATCCCACCCATTCCAACAATCGGGGGAATTTGGAGATGGGGTTCTCCTCCAGTGATCTTGTCTAGCATTCTCAACAAGATATCATCAAAACGTTATATATCAGAATGACTTGAAAGTCGCACGGTGAGTGCGAATCGAGCTGAGCCTTATGCAGACCTATTGAAAACAAATGATCAGTAGCAAGCAACAAAGAGATTTATATTGTATTTAACAAGTAATAAACAATTTATTCtttgttgtaaattgtaatagaccttgataaaattgaatgaattatGGTTTCTACTCCATCTCTTGATCGAACATGAATTTGATTAACGGTATAGGACTCGAACACATCTTCAGCATGGTAAGCTGCTTCTGCAATGCGACTCACCCAACATCTTCTTCAGTATAGCCATGGTGGGGAGAGTAGCTTTCAAGAAATTTTTGAAGGGAAACAATTAGTTTAATGAGATATTCAAGCTGTTTTTGGTAGATGGAAATAGGTGGGTGTGGGTGTGGATGTGTTTGAAGTTCGTGTATAATTTACATAATAGAAACTTAATCTCCATAGACTGCCATTTCTTACAAACATAGCTTAACTAATATCCAACTTGAAGATGCAATGTTATGCAGTTCTAGCACTAGATGATGATGACGGCGAAAACGAGCCAAAAACGTTGTGTGTCGAATGACTTAAAATTTGCACGATGCTTGCGAATCGACACGACTGCGATGATGtgcaatggattttgaccatcTGACGTCATTTAGAGGACAAAAGACAATTTAATGTTTATTcgagtttaattttaattttataagttttgttttattttcttttgggTCCCTAGGATTTTCTAAACGGTTATAAATAGCGGTGAATGcagttttttattaataaaaataatttgttttcaaGAAACTAGTTTATTAAATGGACATAAATATccttagattttaaatttttttaaaaatggtaAGAAATGTCCTAAAAATATCCAAAAGGACAAAAAAAATGTGGTCACCCTCATTGTCCAGATACTATTTGTGCTAGTAAAATTTACTAGGTAGTGCAAATGTCCAAATGCAATTGTCTAGAGACCATTTAAATAGTAACTGTAATAGATAAGctcaaatatatttttaattcatcTTATTTATACTCTCTATgttcgcgaataggagtcctgtttttttcattttgatcgtCCGCAAATAAGAGTCTctgttcataattactataaatggcaaagaagtctcacattccactaactcaatcACTCgcatatcatttaaaattaatatatacaagtgggactcatattccactaactttatttcatacacttttcttaacatttcttaaaactcgtgtcggaaagaaatgagactctattcgcggacagagggagtacttcgTTGATTTAACGTTTGTATtctttaacatttttttattctaaataCCAAACGTAAAATTGAACCTTCTTCTTGATCATCTAGAAAACGTCTGATACTCCTTTAATCGGAAAAGAAAACAATTTGGCTAGGCTAGATGTTCGACGTCCTTTCGTGAACAACCTAAAGGATAGAAATTGGCGGGGCGTCGTGTCCAGTCCTAAGAAACTGGGCCTTATTTAGGGCGTCGACATCAAATATAAATCtaaaattatttgagttatttcGTGGAATGGAGTGGAGTGGAGATGCGGAGGGAATGGAGATTTTTCTTGATTAAATTGTGGCTTTGTTATTGGTGTTTATATACTTGGGAGTTGAATGGAGAGTGGAGAAAAATTAAAGGAGTAAGAAAAAAACTGTAAATTTCCCATAATAATTATGTTGATAAACATTGTACATATTATCGTTGAATCTATTATGAATTTTAGTtgctttattaattttatcCAAACGAAATTTATATCTAACTTTTAATAATTGTATTCAACTACTAATAAAGTAAGAACCGAATTTTTTTGAGAAAATCTCTAATATTATTGTGTACCCAAATACTCATATCAAAGTCAATAAAAGCATATAGTAGAAGATAAACCACTAATTACATTGCACATTTGCAAGCCACATCTCTTACTACAGATCTACAACACTACCCTTTTATTTTCCCAATTTTAATGAGTCGAGTCGAGTCGAGTCGAGTCGAATCGAGTAACCCTCACGAACCATTAACACCCTAAATCCTAAAACCTCATGGCCATATTTAGCCAGTTGCTAACATCTTCCATCTCTCTAGGCACAGTATAGTGTCCAATCCTACAACATCAAGACAAGAGCAAAATGACTCAAAAGCCCTTGAGATATATCATTACTTCTATTTTTATGAacaatatagtagtaataaatttagAAGTACCCTTCATATGTCTTGTAAGATAGATTTCGAAAACCGGACATGCAAAGAGATTGGTAGGATATGTCGCCATGTTTGTGAGGAACAACTTCATCacctatttttaaaaaaaaaaactaattagtGGGTAAACTTTTTTCTTGATAACAAGAgattgaatgaaaaaaataaagtagtgtTTTGTACAGAGTCCGTGAGATAGGAAGATCGGGAGAGAGGCAGCGCGCCTAGCTGCCTCGCCCGATCTATCAATCTTGCTAGCCATGCTCCTGCAAGGGCAAAATGGTCAACATTTTAGTAACATACAAATTGTTTGGACAAGGTAGAAATTttattgagtcatttctttatTGATAATAGAAACCAAACCTAGCTCCGGGAAGCCAACCACTGAGGCCGAGAATGGCCCTCAAAGTGATAGGGTAAGCGCGGCCATTCTCATATTTGCCACGAGCAAAGCAAGTTGCAGAGTAGAGAGCTGTTGCAGCTCCCATGCTAAAGCCTCCAACACCAAGCTTTACTGCAAACAGACATAACAAGGCGAAGATCATCTCAAAACAGCCCGTTTTTGGATGTCAAAATCACATGAAGAAAACTAGATTAGTTGAGACTCTTACTGCCAGCAGGCTCAGTTGAGAGCAAGTTAGCTATGTGTGCTGCTGAGGCGTCTAATCCTTCCAAGTCATCGGAACTTTCTTCAGACAGCTCTCCCATATCGAACCCTGACACACCATAAACCATGCTAGGTTGTCAGTTTAAGCTGCATAATATGAtataaaattgattaatttGATCTGTTTTTTGCCCTTACATGCTGTGCAAGGAAATCCACCTAGTAAAGTAACGGGGCGAGTTGGAGCAGTGGGGCATATCCATTTTATCTTCATCATAAAGttcaaaatttaaaagttaGGACAATGTTTGGTAAGAATCATAAAGCCTAGAAGAGAGAGAATGATTATGTGCTTACATTAGGAAGAGGGAGGCTTTCCAAGAGTTGTGACCAGCTGCAAGAAGATATGCATAATGCAAATGAGTAACAAGTggcttgaattttttttgtacaACCAAATAGTGTAGATTGGATGAAATGGTGCATGCATGAGGGTTTTGTCTATTGTGCTTTTGTTATGAAAAAACCCACCCAAAAACAACTTTTAGATAATGCATATTCCAATTTTCAGAcaagaaatatgaaaaaaaaatcatttcccTTTCTCTCATAGCATATGTCTATGAAGACATCACAAAGAAATGGCAATATGTTGTTCCCTTTATGTAACGTAAGGTGGTCTTAGTTTTAATCTTTACCTGGACCCGTTGTCACCGAGACCATGAAGCCAGACTATCGTGGCCTGGTGTTTTCCTCTTGGCTTAACCACATATGTACCTCCAAATTCAAATGTTCTTCTACCTGAATTTGCACAACAAATTTGAGCCAAAACAGTTCATTGTAATGATAACACAAAATGCAGAcattaaatgaaatataaaatgGTGGAAAATTTGCACTCACCAGAGCCTGCTAATGAATTTGAGAAGCTCATTTTGGCTATGAAACTTAAGTTCTCAATAGTTGAAGAATTCcgttgtgatatgtaatgaagtTGAGGCACCACACCCCTATTTATACACTCAAAAAGTGGtggaaaatgaaattgaaatgtATGTGTGAACCAGCTCTGCACATTGCCTAAAATCTCAAAAAATAGAGGGAGTAGGGTAGGGGGGAGGTATCTAAGCCTATGAGTGTAAGGACAAGGACCAAATGAATGGAATCTTTAAGCAGCAAAGAGCAATGAGTTAATTAATCAAAACAACAAAAGCTAAAAAGATAAATAGCAGATCTTAATACTAACAAACAATATGCTACTTCCTCTGTTACAAATAGTAGTTCAAGTTCATCTTACTGTCACATATATACATGTGGCATGTTGTTTGTATAAGAGTTTGTAATAGAAAAATCTTAAGATTATTAGGTTTGGAGGGAGGGTTGTAGATGTATACATTTGAAAAGAATCTGTGCTTCTTGGCAGTGGCTTGATATAAAGCAgatctactactactattacttgCATACAACTTCAAGAATTTTACTCTAAACAACAAAGGAATAATTCATATATCTCTATGatcattttgtttatatatttttgatGACTGATGGATGCCCATTTTCTTGAATGTCATGTTTAACTGTCCAAGCTATCAACAGATGCAAATAAAAATTGTAGGGATGTCTGCTGTTTTCCTAAATAAGATTGGTTTTTTAAATACAACATGCAAAAGAATATCGAATTTTGAGGTACATAATCTAAGTAAAGATTGTTGGTTAGGCTAGCTAGTAGATTTCAATGGCTGTAATGAAAACTGGGAAGTAATAGAAAAAAGCTTGAAAACTTTTCATTTCCAAACCAACTTTTCATCTCAGTGTTCCTTCCCTTGTTTGCCACTTTTCACTTGGCATATTTTGTCTAAATATTCATT is a window of Salvia splendens isolate huo1 chromosome 3, SspV2, whole genome shotgun sequence DNA encoding:
- the LOC121794996 gene encoding acyl-protein thioesterase 1 homolog 1-like, producing the protein MSFSNSLAGSGRRTFEFGGTYVVKPRGKHQATIVWLHGLGDNGSSWSQLLESLPLPNIKWICPTAPTRPVTLLGGFPCTAWFDMGELSEESSDDLEGLDASAAHIANLLSTEPAGIKLGVGGFSMGAATALYSATCFARGKYENGRAYPITLRAILGLSGWLPGARSMASKIDRSGEAARRAASLPIFLSHGLCDEVVPHKHGDISYQSLCMSGFRNLSYKTYEGIGHYTVPREMEDVSNWLNMAMRF